In Acidobacteriota bacterium, a single genomic region encodes these proteins:
- a CDS encoding RsmE family RNA methyltransferase: MNRFIGDFNLTGKSLSLTDRKLVNQVRNVLRMRAGESMILSDGKGKEVLAEILAVRKDCIDVRINGELKNLNEPSVHATLCCSILKKENFEWVVQKACEVGVREIIPLFAERTVKTRIHEERLKKIIKEAAEQSERKILPVLHPTFTFQDAVHRLKKGNLNLLFHRSGIALHDIKEKMLAAADRETKIPEVNYFIGPEGGWSDQEIRLAIDSDVTIVNLARLNLRAETAAVVAGYMICWKLFP, translated from the coding sequence ATGAATCGCTTCATCGGAGATTTCAATCTCACCGGAAAATCCCTCTCTCTGACCGATAGGAAACTTGTCAATCAGGTCAGAAATGTTCTTCGGATGAGAGCAGGGGAGAGTATGATCCTCTCCGATGGGAAGGGGAAAGAAGTCCTGGCAGAAATTCTTGCAGTCAGGAAGGACTGCATTGATGTCAGAATTAATGGAGAGTTGAAGAACCTTAACGAACCCTCGGTGCATGCAACTCTCTGCTGTTCCATCTTGAAGAAAGAGAATTTCGAATGGGTTGTCCAGAAAGCTTGCGAGGTCGGGGTGAGAGAGATTATTCCCCTTTTCGCCGAGAGAACAGTCAAAACCAGGATTCATGAAGAGCGTCTGAAGAAGATTATCAAGGAAGCCGCTGAACAATCGGAGAGGAAGATCCTCCCTGTATTGCATCCCACCTTTACTTTTCAGGATGCCGTTCATCGTCTCAAGAAAGGCAATCTGAACTTGTTGTTCCATCGAAGCGGAATCGCACTTCACGATATTAAGGAAAAGATGCTGGCTGCCGCAGATCGCGAAACAAAAATCCCTGAAGTTAATTATTTCATAGGACCTGAAGGAGGCTGGAGCGATCAGGAAATCCGGCTGGCAATTGACAGCGATGTAACCATCGTAAACCTTGCTCGATTGAACCTCCGAGCAGAAACGGCCGCAGTCGTTGCCGGCTATATGATCTGCTGGAAGCTGTTCCCTTAG
- a CDS encoding lipid-A-disaccharide synthase N-terminal domain-containing protein, translating into MKIEILWLIVGFVGQALFAGRFLVQWIASEMKKESIVPIYFWYLSVGGGAALFAYATYKLDPVFMVGQASGLIVYIRNLMLIQKKKG; encoded by the coding sequence ATGAAGATTGAAATCTTGTGGCTGATCGTCGGGTTTGTCGGCCAGGCGCTGTTCGCGGGGAGATTCCTGGTTCAATGGATAGCATCGGAGATGAAGAAGGAAAGCATCGTCCCGATCTATTTCTGGTACCTGAGCGTGGGTGGTGGAGCCGCCCTCTTTGCCTATGCGACCTACAAGCTTGACCCGGTCTTCATGGTGGGGCAGGCCTCTGGCTTGATCGTCTACATCAGGAACCTGATGCTGATTCAAAAGAAGAAGGGCTGA
- a CDS encoding glycosyltransferase family 2 protein yields MDWKDRHSLKEEGQIELSIVVPVYNEKDNIEMLTAEIRRVCNALGKRYEIIYVDDGSTDSSGDLIKRLAMEIDEVRGLHFTRNCGQTAAFDAGFKAARGKIIVTMDADLQNDPADIPSLLAHLKNYDAAIGWRFERQDNLVRRVSSKIANAVRNKLSGDSITDTGCSLKAFRSECIKKIKLYKGMHRFFPTLLRMEGYRVVEVKVRHRRRLSGEAKYGIGNRMVRGFVDLLVVRWMRKRKLDYEIKDYED; encoded by the coding sequence ATGGATTGGAAGGATCGGCATAGTTTGAAAGAAGAAGGCCAGATCGAGCTTTCCATCGTCGTACCCGTTTATAACGAGAAGGATAATATTGAAATGCTGACTGCCGAGATAAGGCGTGTCTGCAATGCGTTGGGGAAACGGTATGAGATCATATATGTCGATGACGGGAGCACCGATTCGAGCGGAGATTTAATCAAAAGGCTGGCAATGGAGATCGATGAGGTCAGGGGACTGCACTTTACCAGAAATTGTGGTCAGACGGCGGCCTTTGATGCAGGGTTCAAAGCTGCGAGAGGAAAGATCATCGTTACGATGGATGCCGACCTCCAGAACGATCCGGCAGACATCCCCTCGCTTCTTGCCCATCTGAAGAATTACGATGCAGCCATCGGCTGGAGATTCGAAAGACAGGACAATCTTGTGAGGAGGGTCTCATCGAAGATCGCCAATGCGGTGAGGAACAAACTGAGCGGGGATAGCATCACTGATACGGGATGCTCCCTGAAGGCTTTCAGGAGCGAGTGCATCAAGAAGATAAAGCTCTATAAGGGGATGCACCGTTTCTTTCCAACCCTTCTGAGGATGGAAGGGTATCGTGTGGTCGAGGTGAAGGTCAGGCACCGCCGGAGGCTGAGCGGGGAGGCAAAGTATGGGATAGGGAACAGGATGGTCCGGGGTTTCGTGGACCTTCTGGTAGTCCGATGGATGAGGAAACGAAAACTTGATTATGAGATAAAAGACTATGAAGATTGA